A genome region from Arachis duranensis cultivar V14167 chromosome 6, aradu.V14167.gnm2.J7QH, whole genome shotgun sequence includes the following:
- the LOC107493540 gene encoding uncharacterized protein LOC107493540 yields MNNHGNDGGGVQGLMTLANFFKVNLPKFKGTTSPTEADTWFQAMEQALQAQVVPEGQCVEFATYLPTGEASHWWQGVRHLMQQGDDYITWNAFREEFYKKYFLTSATTAKELELLQLKQGTMFSRMCQGTPGDYEEWKCIKYEGGLRSDIFSSVGPMEIRTFSELVNKSKVAEECVKKAAAERGSHKGSFP; encoded by the exons atgaacaaccatggcaaTGACGGAGGCGGAGTTCAGGGCCTAatgacactggcaaactttttCAAGGTTAATCtgcctaagttcaagggaactactagtccGACTGAAGCTGATACCTGGTTTCAGGCTATGGAGCAAGCACTGCAAGCGCAGGTGGTACCTGAAGGGCAGTGTgttgagtttgctacctatttgCCCACTGGGGAAGCATCACATTGGTGGCAAGGAGTCCGACATCTcatgcagcagggtgatgactatatcacctggaatgCCTTTCGGGAGGAGttttataagaagtactttctaACTTCTGCCACGACGGCCAAGGAACTTGAGTTGctgcagctgaagcagggtactat GTTTTCCCGTATGTGTCAGGGAACTCCGGGAGactatgaggaatggaagtgcattaagtatgaaggaggactccggagcgaTATTTTTAGCTcggtgggaccaatggagattaggactttctccgaGTTGGTGAACAAGAGTaaggttgctgaagagtgtgtgaagaagGCAGCTGCCGAGAGAGGAAGTCACAAGGGATCATTTCCatag